The following coding sequences lie in one Pontibacter sp. G13 genomic window:
- the xylA gene encoding xylose isomerase → MDASKTTTGMPVLIGEKEYFPGIGKIAFEGKESDNPLAFKYYDENQVVAGKTMKEHFKFACAYWHSFCNTGDDPFGWGPKRYPWAVANDPVQAAKDKMDAAFEFITKMGMPYFCTHDVDIVDPGSDWATYEHRMQVMADYAKGKMAESGVKLLWGTANLFSDPRYMNGASTNPDFDVVAAGGVQVKNAIDFTIALGGENYVFWGGREGYMSLLNTDMKRELDHMARFLHMAKDYARKNGFEGTFFIEPKPMEPSKHQYDFDSATVLGFLREYDLMDDFAINIEVNHATLANHTFHHELQVAANAGKLGSIDANRGDYQNGWDTDQFPNNLYETTQAMLVILESGGIQGGGINFDAKTRRNSTDLVDLFYAHIGGMDVFARSLLIAADILEKSDYGKIRKDRYASFDSGKGAEFEAGKLSLEDLHAHGLANGEPKQISGRQEYLENLVNQFI, encoded by the coding sequence ATGGACGCATCAAAAACTACCACTGGCATGCCGGTCCTCATCGGCGAGAAGGAATACTTCCCAGGAATCGGCAAAATTGCCTTCGAAGGAAAAGAATCCGACAATCCACTTGCATTCAAGTACTATGATGAAAATCAGGTAGTTGCCGGCAAGACCATGAAGGAGCACTTCAAGTTTGCCTGTGCATACTGGCACTCCTTCTGCAATACTGGGGATGACCCATTCGGGTGGGGCCCAAAGCGGTATCCGTGGGCAGTTGCCAATGATCCCGTCCAGGCAGCCAAGGACAAGATGGATGCAGCATTCGAGTTCATCACCAAAATGGGGATGCCCTATTTTTGTACACACGACGTGGACATTGTTGATCCGGGTTCAGATTGGGCAACCTATGAGCACCGCATGCAGGTGATGGCTGACTATGCCAAAGGAAAAATGGCCGAATCCGGCGTTAAGCTTCTTTGGGGAACTGCGAATCTGTTTTCAGATCCTCGATACATGAATGGAGCTTCCACCAATCCCGACTTTGACGTGGTTGCAGCAGGGGGCGTTCAGGTCAAGAATGCGATCGATTTCACCATCGCATTGGGAGGCGAAAACTACGTATTCTGGGGCGGTCGCGAAGGCTACATGTCTCTGTTGAATACTGATATGAAGCGTGAGCTTGACCACATGGCAAGATTCCTGCACATGGCCAAGGATTATGCTCGCAAAAACGGCTTCGAAGGTACATTCTTCATCGAACCAAAACCGATGGAACCTTCCAAGCACCAATACGACTTCGATTCCGCGACAGTCTTAGGCTTTTTGCGTGAATATGACTTGATGGACGATTTTGCGATCAACATCGAGGTCAACCACGCGACTCTGGCTAATCACACCTTCCATCACGAATTGCAGGTGGCTGCCAATGCCGGCAAACTCGGTAGCATTGACGCCAACCGTGGAGACTATCAAAACGGATGGGATACGGACCAATTCCCGAACAATCTCTATGAAACCACACAGGCCATGCTGGTCATCTTGGAATCCGGAGGCATTCAGGGAGGCGGAATCAACTTCGACGCCAAAACCCGCAGAAACTCCACCGATTTGGTAGACTTGTTCTATGCACATATCGGCGGAATGGATGTATTCGCAAGATCTCTCCTGATCGCTGCCGACATCCTCGAGAAGTCTGACTACGGCAAAATCCGCAAAGATCGCTACGCATCATTCGATAGTGGCAAGGGTGCGGAATTCGAAGCTGGAAAGCTTTCCTTGGAAGATCTGCACGCACACGGTCTTGCGAATGGCGAGCCTAAGCAAATCAGCGGAAGACAGGAGTACCTAGAGAATCTGGTGAATCAGTTCATCTAA